The Pimelobacter simplex genomic sequence CCCCCAGCCGGGCGCGGCGACGGGTGATCCGCCGGCGGATCGGCGCGAACAGGTCAGCCCGGTCGAGCCGGTGCCCCACCTGAGCCAACATCGCTGGCACAAGGACCACCGCAGTGAGAGCGGCCAACGCGGTGACTGCGATCCCCGCGAAGCCCAGCGATCGCAAGAAGGGCATCGGGAACAGCAACAGCGCAGACAGTGAGAGCGCCACCGTCACTGCGGAGAACACGACGGTGCGACCAGCGGTGCGCACCGCGATGACCACCGCATCCTCAACCGAGCGCCCGGCGCGGCGCTCCTCGCGGAACCGGGTGACCAGGAACAGGCTGTAGTCCACCGCCAGCCCGAACCCGAGCGCTGTGGTGAGGTTCAGCGCGTACGTCGACATCGTGGTGAGCTCGGCCAGCAGACCCAGCATCGCCAGCGTCCCGACCACCGCACCGGCCCCCACCAACAGCGGCAGGCCGGCCGCGATCGCCGAGCCGAAGACCAGCAGCAGCACGAGCAGGGTGATCGGCAAGGTCACCATCTCCGCGGAGATCAAGTCGCTCTCGGCCTGTTCGTCGACCGCCAACCCCACCGCGGCGGGTCCAGTGGCACCCACCTCCAAAGCACCGGAGTCCTGCTCGATGTCGTCAATGATCCTCGTCGCGGCTTCCTGAGCGGCATGCTCGCCGCCGGTCAGCTGTACCGCGATGAGCGCGGATCGGCGGTCGTCGGCACGCAGCGACGGGTCCGGAGTCTCCCAATATGACTGCAGCCCGCCCACGCCGGGTGTTTCGCTCAGCTGTGCGGTGAGCTCGCGGCCCCTTTCCACGGCTTGCGGTGAGTCGACGGTGCCGGTGACCGCCTCGGCGATCAGGACCAAGTTCGCCGGCCCGCCTGGGAAGTCCTGGGTCAGTGCCTCGGCCGCTCGTTGCGATTCAGCCGAGGGATCCAGGTAGGCACCCGAGGTCAGCTTGTCGCCGGCGTCGCGCCCGACCACGCCCGCCACGATCATGAGCAGCAGCGCCACCACCAGCACCAGTCCCCGGCGGCGCAGCAGCAACCGCAGAAGGGGGCCCGCCTTCTTCTCCGGCCCGCGTGTCCCGCTTAGCGCGTGGTGCGCCGTCGTCGCCATGTGGAATCCTCCGAGTTCGGCCGCTATAAGCGGCATTGGACGATCAATAGTCGGGACGCTATCATCGGCATATGACAATGACAACGGATTCCGCCGACATGGCGTTGCGCCGCGGCGCTGCGCTGTTCCACGGCCTCGCGGACCGCAACCGGCTGGCGATCGTGCGTCAACTCGTCGCTGGCGAGCGTCGAGTAGTGGACCTCACCGATTCACTGGGGCTGGCACAGGGCACGGTTTCCGGGCATCTGGCCTGCCTACGCGACTGCGGTCTGGTGGTCGGTAGACCAGAGGGCCGACAGATGTTCTACTCCATCGCCCATCCCGAGCTGATGGCACTGATCGGCGCCGCTGAGGAACTGTTGGCTCTCACCGGTGACGCTGTAGAGCTCTGCCCGAGCTACGGGCCTGACGCCCCTCATGCCGAGACCACACTCATCACCACGAAGGACGTAGCACCGTGACCGACGCCTGCGGCTGCGGCCACGACGAACCCACCAACAGCGGCGAGCTCGAGGACAGCGAGCCCGAGAAGCTCTGGGAGATCAGCGAGCTGCGGTTCGCCGCCCTCGCCGGCCTGTTCCTGATCACCGGATTCATCGGCGACCTCAACAATGCCTCGGCGTCAGTGGTGACTGGCTTGAACGCGGTCGGACTGGCACTGGGCGCGTGGACCTTCGTGCCCAACACCCTGAAGCGGCTCGCCAAGGGCAAGATCGGTGTGGGCACCCTGATGACGATCGCCGCTGTCGGGGCAGTCACTCTGGGCGAGGTCGCCGAAGCCGCCATGCTGGCCTTCCTCTACTCGATCAGCGAGGGTTTGGAGGAGTACGCCGTCGCCCGCACCCGCCGTGGCTTGCGCGCGCTCCTGGCCCTCGTCCCGGCCGAGGCCACCGTCCTGCGCGACGGAGCCCAGGTCACCATTGCCCCTGCACAGCTGGCACTGGGTGACCTGCTCCTGGTTCGACCCGGCGAACGGGTCGCCACTGACGGTGTCATCCGCGCTGGCCGAACCGCCCTGGACGTATCGGCTCTCACCGGGGAGTCCGTACCGGTCGAGGCCGGTCCCGGCGACACCGTGTACGCCGGCTCGATCAACGGCAACGGGGTGCTCGAGGTCGAGGTCAACACCACGGCCGAGGACAACTCCCTGTCCCGGATCGTCTCGATCGTCGAGGCCGAGCAGTCCCGCAAGGGTGACGCCCAGCGGCTCGCCGACCGGATCGCCAAACCCCTGGTGCCCGGCATCATGGTCCTCGCCGCCATCATCGCGATCGTCGGCAGCCTTCTCGACCACCCCGCAACCTGGATCGAACGCGCCCTGGTTGTCCTGGTCGCAGCATCCCCGTGTGCACTGGCGATCTCCGTGCCGGTCACCGTGGTCGCCGCCATCGGTGCCGCCAGCCGCATCGGTGCCCTGGTCAAGGGCGGCGCCGCACTTGAGGCCCTCGGCCGGATCCGTGCCGTCGCGCTGGACAAGACCGGCACCCTGACCCGCAACCAACCGGCTGTCGTTGAGGTCGCCACCGCTCCCGGCAAGACGCGCGAGCACGTCCTCGATATCGCAGCTGCCCTGGAGGCACGCAGTGAACACCCCCTGGCCCGCGCCATCCTCGCCGCGGTGCCCGACCACCGCGACGCCGATGGCGTCGAGGCCGTCACCGGAGCCGGCATCACCGGGACGATCGACGGCCGACCGGCCCGACTCGGCCGACCGGGCTGGATCCACCCCGGCGAGCTCGCCGCACCGGTGACGGGGATGCAGGAGGCCGGCGCCACCGCAGTGCTGGTGGAGTACGACGGGGTGGTGATCGGTGCCGTCGCCGTCCGCGACGACCTGCGCCCTGAGGCCGCCGAGGTGGTCGCCCGGCTCCGGGCCGGCGGCTACCAGGTCGCGATGCTCACCGGCGACAACGAGCGCACCGCGGCCGCCCTGGCCGCCCAGGCCGGCATCACCGACGTCCACGCCGAGCTTCGGCCCGAGGACAAGTCCGCGATCATCCACCGCCTCCGGGAGACCCGGCAGACCGCGATGGTTGGCGACGGCGTCAACGACGCCCCTGCGCTGGCCACCGCAGACGTCGGGATCGCGATGGGCGCCATGGGCAG encodes the following:
- a CDS encoding ArsR/SmtB family transcription factor — protein: MTMTTDSADMALRRGAALFHGLADRNRLAIVRQLVAGERRVVDLTDSLGLAQGTVSGHLACLRDCGLVVGRPEGRQMFYSIAHPELMALIGAAEELLALTGDAVELCPSYGPDAPHAETTLITTKDVAP
- a CDS encoding heavy metal translocating P-type ATPase; the protein is MTDACGCGHDEPTNSGELEDSEPEKLWEISELRFAALAGLFLITGFIGDLNNASASVVTGLNAVGLALGAWTFVPNTLKRLAKGKIGVGTLMTIAAVGAVTLGEVAEAAMLAFLYSISEGLEEYAVARTRRGLRALLALVPAEATVLRDGAQVTIAPAQLALGDLLLVRPGERVATDGVIRAGRTALDVSALTGESVPVEAGPGDTVYAGSINGNGVLEVEVNTTAEDNSLSRIVSIVEAEQSRKGDAQRLADRIAKPLVPGIMVLAAIIAIVGSLLDHPATWIERALVVLVAASPCALAISVPVTVVAAIGAASRIGALVKGGAALEALGRIRAVALDKTGTLTRNQPAVVEVATAPGKTREHVLDIAAALEARSEHPLARAILAAVPDHRDADGVEAVTGAGITGTIDGRPARLGRPGWIHPGELAAPVTGMQEAGATAVLVEYDGVVIGAVAVRDDLRPEAAEVVARLRAGGYQVAMLTGDNERTAAALAAQAGITDVHAELRPEDKSAIIHRLRETRQTAMVGDGVNDAPALATADVGIAMGAMGSDVAIETADVALMGEDLRHLPHTLDHARRARAIMLQNVGLSLGLITILIPLAALGVLGLAAVVLVHEIAEIFVIGNGVRAGRARPLPPAPTATPSADAVPEQAEAR